Proteins from a genomic interval of Pseudomonas anuradhapurensis:
- the mpl gene encoding UDP-N-acetylmuramate:L-alanyl-gamma-D-glutamyl-meso-diaminopimelate ligase: MHIHILGICGTFMGSLAVLAKELGHRVTGSDANVYPPMSTQLEAQGIELTQGYDPAQLEPAPDLVVVGNAMSRGNPAVEYVLNKGLPYVSGPHWLADHVLQGRWVLAVAGTHGKTTTSSMLAWVLEHAGMSPGFLIGGVPQNFSVSARLGNTPFFVVEADEYDSAFFDKRSKFVHYHPRTAILNNLEFDHADIFPDLASIERQFHHLVRTIPSEGLVIHPTTEQALERVIGMGCWTPVQTTGEGGQWQARLLSPDGSRFEVLFEGEVQGVVDWALTGQHNVANALATLAAARHVGVVPAMGIEGLSAFKSVKRRMEKVAEVQGVTIYDDFAHHPTAIATTLDGLRKRVGEAPVIAVIEPRSNSMKLGAHRDGLPESVNDADQVIWYAPANLGWDLAATAAQCKVPSVVADSLEAIIERVKGQARPGTHVVIMSNGGFGGLHGKLAEALQ; this comes from the coding sequence ATGCATATTCACATTCTCGGTATTTGCGGCACTTTCATGGGCTCGCTGGCGGTGCTGGCCAAGGAACTTGGTCACCGTGTCACCGGCTCTGACGCCAACGTCTATCCCCCGATGAGCACCCAGCTCGAAGCCCAGGGCATCGAGCTGACCCAAGGCTACGACCCGGCCCAACTGGAGCCGGCGCCGGACCTGGTGGTTGTCGGCAATGCCATGTCGCGTGGCAACCCGGCGGTGGAGTACGTGCTGAACAAAGGCCTGCCGTATGTTTCCGGCCCGCACTGGCTGGCCGACCACGTGCTGCAGGGCCGCTGGGTACTGGCTGTTGCCGGTACCCATGGCAAGACCACCACCAGCAGCATGCTGGCCTGGGTGCTGGAGCACGCCGGCATGAGCCCGGGCTTCCTGATCGGCGGTGTGCCGCAGAATTTCTCGGTATCGGCGCGCCTGGGCAATACGCCATTCTTCGTGGTCGAGGCCGATGAGTACGACAGCGCCTTCTTCGACAAGCGTTCCAAGTTCGTCCATTACCACCCGCGCACCGCGATCCTCAACAACCTCGAATTCGACCACGCGGACATCTTCCCCGACCTGGCTTCGATCGAGCGGCAGTTCCACCACCTGGTACGCACCATCCCCAGCGAAGGCCTGGTGATTCACCCAACCACCGAGCAGGCGCTGGAACGCGTGATCGGCATGGGCTGCTGGACCCCGGTGCAAACCACCGGTGAAGGTGGCCAGTGGCAGGCCCGCCTGCTGAGCCCGGACGGTTCGCGCTTCGAAGTGCTGTTCGAAGGCGAAGTGCAGGGCGTGGTGGACTGGGCGCTGACCGGCCAGCACAACGTCGCCAATGCCCTGGCAACCCTGGCAGCGGCCCGCCACGTCGGTGTGGTGCCGGCCATGGGCATCGAAGGCCTGAGCGCGTTCAAGAGCGTCAAGCGGCGCATGGAGAAGGTCGCCGAGGTGCAGGGCGTGACCATCTACGACGATTTCGCCCACCACCCGACCGCCATTGCCACCACCCTCGACGGCCTGCGCAAGCGCGTTGGCGAGGCCCCGGTAATCGCCGTGATCGAGCCGCGCTCCAATTCGATGAAGCTCGGTGCCCACCGTGACGGCCTGCCGGAAAGCGTCAACGATGCCGACCAGGTGATCTGGTACGCCCCGGCCAACCTCGGCTGGGACCTGGCCGCGACTGCCGCGCAGTGCAAGGTGCCGAGCGTGGTGGCCGACAGCCTCGAGGCGATCATCGAGCGAGTCAAGGGCCAGGCCCGCCCGGGCACCCACGTGGTGATCATGAGCAACGGCGGCTTTGGTGGCCTGCACGGCAAGCTGGCCGAGGCATTGCAGTGA
- the ubiX gene encoding flavin prenyltransferase UbiX, whose amino-acid sequence MSGPERITLAMTGASGAQYGLRLLDCLVREDREVHFLISKAAQLVMATETDVLLPAKPQAMQAFLTEYTGAADGQIRVYGKEDWMSPVASGSGAPAAMVVVPCSTGTLSAIATGACNNLIERAADVTLKERRQLILVPREAPFSTIHLENMLKLSQMGAIILPAAPGFYHQPQTIDDLVDFVVARILNLLNIPQDMLPRWGEHHYGVDD is encoded by the coding sequence GTGAGCGGGCCGGAACGCATCACCCTGGCCATGACGGGCGCCTCGGGCGCCCAGTATGGCCTGCGCCTGCTCGATTGCCTGGTGCGTGAAGACCGCGAGGTGCACTTTCTGATCTCCAAGGCCGCGCAGCTGGTGATGGCCACCGAGACCGATGTGTTGCTGCCGGCCAAACCGCAGGCAATGCAGGCGTTTCTTACCGAATACACGGGTGCCGCCGATGGGCAGATCCGGGTGTATGGCAAGGAAGACTGGATGTCGCCGGTAGCCTCGGGCTCCGGCGCGCCGGCGGCGATGGTGGTGGTGCCCTGTTCCACTGGCACCTTGTCGGCGATTGCCACCGGTGCCTGCAACAATCTGATCGAGCGTGCCGCCGACGTTACCCTCAAGGAGCGCCGCCAGCTGATCCTGGTGCCGCGCGAAGCGCCGTTCTCCACCATCCACCTGGAGAACATGCTCAAGCTGTCGCAGATGGGTGCGATCATCCTGCCAGCAGCGCCGGGCTTCTATCACCAGCCGCAGACCATCGACGACCTGGTCGACTTTGTCGTGGCGCGCATTCTCAACCTGCTGAACATTCCCCAGGACATGTTGCCGCGTTGGGGTGAGCACCACTACGGGGTGGATGATTGA
- a CDS encoding YceK/YidQ family lipoprotein: protein MRRALCGLLALGLLSGCATVRTLDANKPGAPVVYAGTRLDLYVMNGGCCPRDHYGADAPAYPGLDLPGSMLLDTLLLPLSLLTAAGVGFQATGGL from the coding sequence TTGAGGCGCGCATTGTGCGGCTTGCTGGCGCTGGGGTTGCTGAGTGGTTGCGCCACGGTGCGGACGCTGGATGCCAACAAACCCGGGGCGCCGGTGGTGTATGCCGGCACCCGGTTGGACTTGTATGTCATGAATGGCGGCTGTTGCCCGCGGGATCATTATGGGGCTGATGCGCCGGCGTATCCGGGGTTGGATTTGCCTGGGAGCATGTTGCTCGACACCCTGTTGCTGCCGTTGTCGTTGCTGACCGCAGCAGGTGTGGGCTTCCAGGCCACCGGCGGCCTCTAG
- a CDS encoding oxidoreductase: MYLTPQHVLLAGATGLTGEHLLDRLLNEPTITRVLAPTRRPLAEHPHLENPVGDPAVFLPQLAGRVDIAYCCLGTTLKQAGSESAFRAVDLDMVVAFSKRAREMGARHLLVVSALGADPKSSIFYNRVKGEMEEALKAQDWPQLTIVRPSLLLGERIEPRLSEQLISPFSKLIPGKYRGIEACTLARALWRLALEEEDGVRIVESDELRRLGKK; this comes from the coding sequence ATGTATTTGACGCCTCAGCATGTCCTGCTTGCCGGTGCCACGGGTCTTACAGGTGAACACCTGCTCGACCGCCTGCTCAACGAGCCCACCATCACCCGCGTACTGGCGCCTACCCGCCGGCCACTGGCCGAGCACCCGCACCTGGAAAACCCGGTGGGTGACCCGGCGGTGTTTTTGCCGCAACTGGCCGGGCGGGTCGATATCGCCTATTGCTGCCTGGGCACCACGTTGAAGCAGGCCGGCTCCGAATCGGCCTTCCGCGCGGTGGACCTGGACATGGTGGTGGCGTTCAGCAAGCGTGCCCGCGAGATGGGCGCGCGGCACCTGCTGGTAGTCAGTGCGCTGGGGGCCGACCCGAAATCGTCGATCTTCTACAACCGGGTCAAAGGCGAAATGGAAGAGGCGCTCAAGGCTCAGGACTGGCCACAGTTGACCATCGTGCGGCCGTCATTGCTGCTGGGCGAGCGGATCGAGCCGCGGCTGAGCGAGCAGCTGATTTCGCCGTTCTCCAAGCTGATACCCGGGAAGTACCGGGGCATCGAGGCTTGCACGTTGGCCCGGGCGTTGTGGCGCCTGGCGCTGGAGGAAGAGGACGGGGTGCGCATTGTGGAGTCGGATGAATTGCGCAGGTTGGGCAAGAAGTAA
- a CDS encoding C13 family peptidase, with the protein MRLLLPFSLVLLLAACGDGESLLPPDARLPDGGRYRGQVVDGLLQGEGRIDYPNGSWYAGGFKDGQWHGQGEWHGQNGEVYRGQFAAGLFQGLGELTTPGSHYAGTFRHGRRDGEGTLKQADQTYRGQFKDDLYEGAGELELADGSRYQGLFAKGKPNGAGVRSDASGNQFSGRFVNGQLQGSGTYDSVDGEQYIGEFKDNRLEGRGRYENADGDVWIGQFKDGALVGDGELLGSDGSHYKGTFVDWRMSGQGSLQLADGSKYIGGFLDDAYHGQGRLILPSGKVESGTWANGVRVRDQNGKLLPDPLDLALLNQGRLLDQALAQVPRSAPPIQLYSLVVAGDGQQSVFLREADYVSNMLKVRFGAWGQVTLVNHRDHMASRPMATRENLTRAARTLAERSGPEDLVFIYLTSHGSQDHQLVLDQPRLQLADLSADELASALAPLKDRDKVIVISACYSGGYIAPLKDQRTVIMTAARADRVSFGCSEEADFTYFGDALFAEALNQTDDLKQAFELARASVAEREQREGFEASEPQLWAPPSVLEHWQHLRRQQAEEALRNAARANVRAQAKTPGSH; encoded by the coding sequence ATGCGTCTACTGCTCCCCTTCTCCCTGGTCCTGCTACTCGCCGCCTGTGGCGATGGTGAATCGCTGCTGCCGCCCGACGCGCGCTTGCCTGACGGCGGACGCTACCGGGGGCAGGTGGTCGATGGGCTGCTGCAAGGCGAGGGCCGTATCGACTACCCCAACGGCAGCTGGTACGCCGGCGGCTTCAAGGACGGCCAGTGGCACGGCCAGGGCGAATGGCACGGCCAGAATGGCGAGGTGTATCGCGGGCAGTTTGCCGCCGGGCTGTTCCAGGGGCTGGGTGAGCTGACCACCCCAGGCAGCCACTATGCCGGCACCTTCCGCCATGGCCGGCGCGACGGTGAAGGTACCCTCAAGCAGGCCGACCAGACCTACCGTGGCCAGTTCAAGGACGACCTGTACGAAGGCGCCGGCGAACTGGAACTGGCCGATGGCAGCCGCTACCAGGGCCTGTTCGCCAAAGGCAAGCCCAATGGCGCCGGGGTGCGCAGCGATGCCAGCGGCAACCAGTTCAGCGGCCGCTTCGTCAATGGCCAACTGCAAGGCAGCGGCACCTATGACAGCGTCGACGGCGAGCAGTATATCGGCGAGTTCAAGGACAACCGCCTGGAAGGCCGTGGCCGCTATGAAAACGCCGATGGCGATGTGTGGATCGGCCAGTTCAAGGATGGCGCCCTGGTCGGTGACGGCGAGCTGCTGGGCAGCGACGGCAGCCACTACAAGGGCACCTTCGTCGACTGGCGCATGTCGGGCCAGGGGAGTCTGCAACTGGCCGATGGCAGCAAGTACATCGGCGGCTTCCTCGACGATGCCTACCACGGTCAGGGCCGGCTGATTCTGCCCAGCGGCAAGGTGGAAAGCGGCACCTGGGCCAACGGCGTGCGCGTACGCGACCAGAACGGCAAGCTGCTGCCCGACCCGCTGGACCTGGCCTTGCTCAACCAGGGCCGGCTGCTGGACCAGGCGCTGGCGCAGGTGCCCCGCTCGGCGCCACCCATCCAGCTGTACAGCCTGGTGGTCGCTGGCGATGGCCAACAGAGCGTGTTCCTGCGCGAAGCCGACTACGTCAGCAACATGCTCAAGGTGCGCTTTGGTGCCTGGGGCCAGGTAACCCTGGTCAACCACCGCGACCACATGGCCAGCCGCCCCATGGCCACCCGCGAGAACCTCACCCGCGCCGCCCGCACCCTGGCCGAGCGCAGCGGCCCCGAAGACCTGGTGTTCATCTACCTCACCAGCCACGGCAGCCAGGACCACCAACTGGTGCTCGACCAGCCGCGCCTGCAGCTGGCCGACCTGTCCGCCGACGAACTCGCCAGCGCCCTGGCACCGCTGAAAGACCGCGACAAGGTAATCGTCATATCCGCCTGCTATTCAGGGGGCTACATCGCCCCGCTCAAGGATCAACGCACCGTCATCATGACCGCTGCGCGAGCCGATCGGGTGTCCTTCGGCTGCTCGGAAGAAGCCGATTTCACCTACTTCGGCGATGCCCTGTTCGCCGAGGCGCTGAACCAGACCGATGACTTGAAACAAGCGTTCGAACTGGCGCGCGCCAGTGTTGCCGAAAGAGAACAAAGGGAAGGTTTCGAGGCCTCCGAACCGCAGCTGTGGGCGCCGCCCTCGGTGCTCGAGCATTGGCAGCACCTGCGGCGGCAGCAGGCCGAAGAAGCATTACGTAATGCCGCACGGGCCAACGTGAGGGCGCAGGCGAAAACGCCCGGCAGCCACTAA
- a CDS encoding 2,3-butanediol dehydrogenase yields the protein MRAAVWHGRNDIRVEQVPLPADPAPGWVQIKVDWCGICGSDLHEYVAGPVFIPVEAPHPLTGIQGQCILGHEFCGQIAKLGEGVQGFAVGDPVAADACQHCGTCYYCTHGMYNICERLAFTGLMNNGAFAELVNVPANLLYRLPQGFPAEAGALIEPLAVGMHAVKKAGSLLGQTVVVVGAGTIGLCTIMCARAAGAAQVIALEMSSARKAKAKEVGASVVLDPSQCDALAEIRALTAGLGADVSFECIGNKHTAKLAIDTIRKAGKCVMVGIFEEPSEFNFFELVSTEKQVLGALAYNGEFADVIAFIADGRLDIRPLVTGRIGLEQIVELGFEELVNNKEENVKIIVSPGLR from the coding sequence ATGCGCGCGGCCGTCTGGCATGGCCGCAACGACATCCGCGTCGAACAGGTACCCCTGCCAGCCGACCCCGCACCCGGTTGGGTGCAGATCAAAGTGGACTGGTGCGGCATCTGCGGCTCCGACCTGCATGAATACGTCGCCGGCCCGGTGTTCATCCCGGTCGAGGCACCGCACCCGCTGACCGGCATCCAGGGCCAGTGCATCCTCGGCCACGAGTTCTGCGGCCAGATCGCCAAGCTGGGCGAAGGCGTGCAAGGCTTTGCCGTCGGTGACCCGGTGGCGGCGGACGCCTGCCAGCATTGCGGTACCTGCTACTACTGCACCCATGGCATGTACAACATCTGCGAACGCCTGGCCTTCACCGGCCTGATGAACAACGGCGCGTTTGCCGAGCTGGTCAACGTGCCGGCCAACTTGCTGTACCGGCTACCGCAGGGTTTCCCGGCCGAAGCCGGGGCGCTGATCGAGCCGCTGGCGGTGGGCATGCATGCGGTGAAAAAGGCCGGCAGCCTGCTGGGCCAGACTGTAGTGGTGGTCGGCGCCGGTACCATCGGCCTGTGCACCATCATGTGCGCCAGGGCTGCCGGAGCGGCGCAGGTGATCGCCCTGGAAATGTCTTCGGCGCGCAAGGCCAAGGCCAAGGAAGTCGGCGCCAGCGTGGTGCTCGACCCCAGCCAGTGCGACGCGCTGGCGGAGATCCGCGCGCTTACCGCCGGGCTGGGTGCGGATGTGAGTTTCGAGTGCATTGGCAACAAGCACACCGCCAAGCTGGCCATCGACACCATCCGCAAGGCCGGCAAATGCGTGATGGTGGGCATCTTCGAGGAGCCTAGCGAGTTCAACTTCTTCGAGCTGGTGTCCACCGAGAAGCAGGTGCTGGGGGCGCTGGCCTACAACGGCGAATTCGCTGATGTGATTGCCTTCATCGCTGATGGCAGGCTGGACATCCGCCCCCTGGTGACCGGGCGGATCGGGCTGGAGCAGATCGTCGAGCTGGGCTTCGAGGAGTTGGTGAACAACAAGGAGGAGAACGTGAAGATCATCGTGTCGCCGGGCCTGCGCTGA
- a CDS encoding acetoin dehydrogenase dihydrolipoyllysine-residue acetyltransferase subunit, which translates to MSQIHTLTMPKWGLSMTEGRVDTWLKQEGDAINKGDEVLDVETDKISSSVEAPFSGVLRRQVAKPDETLPVGALLAVVVEGEAEEAEIDAVVQRFQAEFVADGGAEQAQGPAPQKAEVAGRQLRWFELGEGGTPLVLVHGFGGDLNNWLFNHPALAAERRVIALDLPGHGESAKALQRGDLDELSETVLALLDHLDIAKAHLAGHSMGGAVSLNVARLAPQRVASLSLVASAGLGEAINGQYLQGFVAAANRNALKPQMVQLFADPALVTRQMLEDMLKFKRLEGVEQALQQLAAALADGDRQRHDLRGVLGQHPALVVWGGKDAIIPASHAEGLEAEVLVLPEAGHMVQMEAAEQVNQQLLAFLRKH; encoded by the coding sequence ATGAGCCAGATCCATACCCTGACCATGCCCAAGTGGGGCCTGTCGATGACCGAAGGCAGGGTCGACACCTGGCTCAAGCAGGAAGGCGACGCGATCAACAAGGGTGACGAGGTGCTGGACGTCGAGACCGACAAGATCAGCAGCAGCGTCGAAGCCCCGTTCAGCGGCGTGCTGCGTCGCCAGGTGGCCAAGCCCGATGAAACCCTGCCGGTCGGCGCCCTGCTGGCAGTGGTGGTGGAAGGCGAAGCCGAGGAAGCCGAGATCGATGCGGTGGTGCAACGCTTCCAGGCCGAGTTCGTCGCCGACGGTGGCGCTGAGCAGGCCCAGGGCCCGGCACCGCAGAAGGCTGAAGTGGCTGGCCGGCAGCTGCGCTGGTTCGAGCTGGGTGAAGGCGGCACACCGCTGGTGCTGGTGCACGGCTTTGGTGGCGACCTCAACAACTGGCTGTTCAACCACCCGGCACTGGCGGCCGAGCGCCGGGTGATCGCCCTCGACCTGCCAGGGCATGGCGAGTCGGCCAAGGCGTTGCAGCGCGGCGACCTGGATGAGCTGAGCGAAACCGTGCTGGCCCTGCTCGACCACCTGGACATCGCCAAGGCCCACCTGGCCGGCCATTCCATGGGCGGCGCGGTCAGCCTGAACGTCGCGCGCCTGGCGCCGCAGCGGGTGGCCAGCCTGAGCCTGGTGGCCAGTGCCGGCCTGGGCGAAGCGATCAACGGCCAGTACCTGCAAGGCTTCGTCGCGGCGGCCAACCGCAACGCGCTCAAGCCCCAGATGGTGCAACTGTTTGCCGACCCGGCGCTGGTCACCCGCCAGATGCTCGAAGACATGCTCAAGTTCAAGCGCCTGGAAGGGGTCGAGCAGGCCCTGCAGCAGCTGGCGGCGGCACTCGCTGACGGTGACCGGCAGCGCCACGACCTGCGCGGGGTGCTGGGGCAACACCCGGCACTGGTGGTGTGGGGCGGCAAGGACGCGATCATCCCGGCCAGCCATGCCGAAGGGCTGGAAGCCGAAGTGCTGGTGCTGCCGGAGGCCGGCCACATGGTGCAGATGGAAGCGGCCGAACAGGTCAACCAGCAGCTGCTCGCCTTCCTGCGCAAGCACTGA
- a CDS encoding alpha-ketoacid dehydrogenase subunit beta gives MARKISYQQAINEALAQEMRRDNSVFIIGEDVAGGAGAPGEDDAWGGVLGVTKGLYHQFPGRVLDAPLSEIGYVGAAVGAATQGLRPVCELMFVDFAGCCLDQILNQAAKFRYMFGGKAVTPLVMRTMYGAGLRAAAQHSQMLTSLWTHIPGLKVVCPSSPYDAKGLLIQAIRDNDPVIFCEHKLLYSMQGEVPEEVYSVPFGEANFLRDGDDVTLVTYGRMVHVALEAANNLARQGIDCEVLDLRTTSPLDEDSILESVEKTGRLVVIDEANPRCSMATDISALVAQKAFGALKGPIEMVTAPHTPVPFSDALEDLYIPDAAKIEAAVRKVIEAARSAA, from the coding sequence ATGGCAAGAAAGATCAGTTACCAGCAGGCCATCAACGAAGCCCTGGCCCAGGAAATGCGCCGCGACAACAGCGTGTTCATCATTGGCGAAGACGTCGCCGGTGGTGCCGGTGCACCGGGCGAGGACGACGCCTGGGGTGGCGTGCTGGGCGTGACCAAGGGCCTGTATCACCAGTTCCCGGGGCGCGTGCTCGACGCGCCGCTGTCCGAAATCGGCTACGTCGGTGCTGCCGTCGGCGCGGCCACCCAGGGCCTGCGCCCGGTGTGCGAACTGATGTTCGTCGACTTCGCCGGCTGCTGCCTGGACCAGATCCTCAACCAGGCTGCCAAGTTCCGCTACATGTTCGGCGGCAAGGCGGTCACCCCATTGGTGATGCGCACCATGTACGGTGCCGGCCTGCGCGCGGCGGCCCAGCATTCGCAGATGCTTACCTCGCTGTGGACCCACATCCCTGGCCTGAAAGTGGTGTGCCCGTCCTCGCCATACGATGCCAAGGGCCTGCTGATCCAGGCGATCCGCGACAACGACCCGGTGATCTTCTGTGAGCACAAGCTGCTCTACAGCATGCAGGGCGAGGTGCCGGAAGAGGTGTACAGCGTGCCGTTCGGCGAGGCCAACTTCCTGCGCGATGGCGACGACGTGACCCTGGTCACCTATGGCCGCATGGTGCACGTGGCGCTGGAAGCCGCCAACAACCTGGCCCGCCAGGGCATCGACTGCGAGGTGCTGGACCTGCGCACCACCAGCCCGCTGGACGAAGACAGCATTCTGGAGAGCGTGGAAAAGACCGGCCGCCTGGTAGTGATCGACGAAGCCAACCCGCGCTGCTCCATGGCTACCGACATCAGCGCCCTGGTCGCGCAGAAGGCCTTCGGCGCGCTCAAGGGGCCGATCGAAATGGTCACCGCACCGCACACCCCAGTGCCGTTCTCCGACGCCCTGGAAGACCTGTACATCCCTGACGCGGCGAAGATCGAGGCCGCCGTGCGCAAGGTTATCGAAGCTGCAAGGAGTGCCGCATGA
- a CDS encoding thiamine pyrophosphate-dependent dehydrogenase E1 component subunit alpha, producing the protein MSNQLSTEQLLHAYEVMRTIRAFEERLHVEFATGEIPGFVHLYAGEEASAAGVMAHLRDSDCIASTHRGHGHCIAKGVDVYGMMAEIYGKKTGVCGGKGGSMHIADLEKGMLGANGIVGAGAPLVAGAALAAKIKGRDDVSVAFFGDGASNEGAVFEAMNLASIMNLPCIFVAENNGYAEATASTWSVACDHIADRAAGFGMPGVTIDGFDFFAVYEAAGAAIERARAGQGPSLIEVKLSRYYGHFEGDAQTYRAPDEVKNLRESRDCLLQFRNKTTRAGLLTAAQLDAIDARVEDLIEDAVRRAKSDPKPQPADLLTDVYVAYP; encoded by the coding sequence ATGTCCAATCAACTCAGTACCGAACAACTGCTGCATGCCTATGAAGTGATGCGCACCATCCGTGCCTTCGAAGAACGCCTGCACGTCGAGTTCGCCACCGGCGAGATTCCTGGCTTCGTGCACCTGTATGCCGGCGAAGAGGCTTCCGCCGCCGGGGTCATGGCCCACCTGCGCGACAGCGATTGCATCGCCTCGACCCACCGCGGCCACGGCCACTGCATCGCCAAGGGCGTGGACGTGTACGGCATGATGGCCGAGATCTACGGCAAGAAGACCGGCGTCTGCGGCGGCAAGGGCGGCTCGATGCACATCGCCGACCTGGAAAAAGGCATGCTCGGTGCCAACGGCATCGTCGGTGCCGGTGCACCGCTGGTGGCCGGGGCGGCGCTGGCAGCCAAGATCAAGGGCCGCGACGATGTGTCGGTGGCCTTCTTCGGCGACGGCGCTTCCAACGAAGGCGCAGTGTTCGAGGCCATGAACCTGGCGTCGATCATGAACCTGCCGTGCATCTTCGTCGCCGAGAACAACGGCTACGCCGAAGCTACCGCCTCGACCTGGTCGGTGGCGTGCGACCACATCGCCGACCGCGCTGCCGGCTTCGGCATGCCCGGCGTCACCATCGACGGCTTCGATTTCTTTGCCGTGTACGAGGCTGCCGGTGCCGCCATCGAACGTGCCCGTGCCGGGCAAGGCCCATCGCTGATCGAGGTCAAGCTCAGCCGCTACTACGGCCACTTCGAAGGCGATGCACAAACCTACCGCGCCCCCGATGAGGTGAAGAACCTGCGCGAGTCCCGCGACTGCCTGCTGCAGTTCCGCAACAAGACCACCCGCGCCGGCCTGCTCACGGCCGCCCAGCTGGATGCCATCGACGCCCGCGTCGAGGACCTGATCGAAGACGCCGTGCGCCGCGCCAAGTCCGATCCCAAGCCACAGCCCGCCGACCTGCTCACCGACGTCTACGTCGCCTACCCCTGA
- a CDS encoding ATP-NAD kinase family protein gives MPLPAPTVGIIANPASGRDLRRLTANAGLYSSTDKASAIQRLLAAFGATGIGQVLLPSDMTGIAAAVLKASQGPVARDQHWPAIEILDLPLTQTVADTRLATRRMVERGVAMIAVLGGDGTHKAVAAEAGDVPLLTLSTGTNNAFPELREATSAGLAGGLLASGRVPASIGLRRNKRLLVIVPEQRLAEWALVEVAVSPQRFIGARALSRSEDLSEVFACFAEPHAIGLSALCGLWCPVSRQDPHGAWVRLNPAADQALLAPLAPGLLQGCGITASGTLSPGVAHRLSLASGTLALDGEREIEFAEHDSPTITLDHQGPLSVDVEAVLAHAARHHLLAVPRGHRLHPANPC, from the coding sequence ATGCCGCTACCCGCCCCGACTGTCGGGATCATTGCCAACCCTGCCTCTGGCCGCGACCTACGCCGCCTGACTGCCAATGCCGGGCTCTATTCGAGCACCGACAAGGCCTCGGCGATCCAGCGCCTGCTCGCCGCCTTCGGTGCCACCGGTATCGGCCAGGTGCTGCTGCCCAGCGACATGACCGGCATCGCCGCTGCCGTGCTCAAGGCCAGCCAGGGCCCGGTCGCCCGCGACCAGCACTGGCCGGCCATCGAGATCCTCGACCTGCCACTGACCCAGACCGTTGCCGATACCCGCCTGGCCACCCGACGCATGGTCGAACGCGGCGTGGCGATGATCGCCGTGCTCGGCGGCGATGGCACGCACAAGGCGGTCGCCGCCGAAGCCGGCGACGTGCCGCTGCTGACCTTGTCCACCGGCACCAACAATGCCTTCCCCGAATTGCGCGAAGCCACCAGTGCCGGCCTGGCCGGCGGCCTGCTCGCCAGCGGCCGGGTGCCCGCCAGCATCGGCCTGCGCCGCAACAAGCGCCTGCTGGTGATAGTGCCCGAACAACGGCTTGCCGAATGGGCCCTGGTGGAGGTGGCGGTGTCGCCCCAGCGTTTCATCGGTGCCCGCGCGCTCAGCCGCAGCGAAGACCTGAGCGAAGTGTTCGCCTGTTTCGCCGAGCCACATGCCATCGGCCTCTCGGCGCTGTGTGGCCTGTGGTGCCCGGTTTCCCGGCAGGACCCGCACGGCGCCTGGGTTCGCCTCAACCCCGCTGCCGACCAGGCCCTGCTGGCACCGTTGGCGCCCGGCCTGCTGCAAGGCTGTGGCATCACCGCCAGCGGTACCCTGAGCCCCGGTGTCGCCCATCGCCTGAGCCTGGCCAGCGGCACCCTGGCCCTGGACGGCGAGCGCGAGATCGAATTCGCCGAGCACGACAGCCCCACCATCACCCTCGACCACCAAGGCCCACTGAGCGTGGACGTCGAGGCCGTACTGGCGCACGCGGCCCGCCATCACCTGCTGGCCGTGCCCCGTGGCCACCGGCTGCACCCTGCAAACCCGTGTTGA